The Enterobacter kobei genome has a segment encoding these proteins:
- the tag gene encoding DNA-3-methyladenine glycosylase I codes for MERCGWVSQDQLYIDYHDREWGVPETEGRKLFEMICLEGQQAGLSWITVLKKRENYRNAFHQFDPAAVAAMTDEDVERLVQDAGIIRHRGKIQAIIGNARAYLAMEQNGEPFSAFVWSFVNNTPQLTQATSLAEIPASTPESDALSKALKKRGFKFVGSTICYAFMQACGLVNDHVTGCFCHPGRQHDPQVAK; via the coding sequence ATGGAACGTTGCGGTTGGGTAAGCCAGGATCAGCTTTATATCGACTATCACGATCGGGAATGGGGCGTGCCGGAGACGGAGGGCAGAAAACTCTTTGAGATGATCTGCCTTGAGGGACAGCAGGCGGGATTGTCATGGATAACGGTACTGAAGAAACGTGAAAACTACCGCAACGCCTTCCACCAGTTCGACCCCGCCGCCGTCGCCGCCATGACCGATGAAGACGTAGAACGCCTGGTGCAGGATGCTGGCATCATCCGCCATCGCGGTAAGATTCAGGCCATCATCGGCAATGCCCGCGCTTACCTGGCGATGGAGCAAAACGGCGAGCCCTTCTCTGCGTTTGTCTGGTCGTTTGTGAATAACACGCCGCAGCTCACTCAGGCCACCTCGCTGGCGGAGATCCCGGCCTCCACGCCGGAGTCGGACGCGCTCTCTAAGGCCCTCAAAAAGCGCGGCTTTAAGTTTGTCGGCTCCACCATCTGCTACGCCTTTATGCAGGCCTGTGGCCTGGTCAATGACCATGTTACCGGCTGCTTCTGTCATCCGGGGAGGCAACATGATCCGCAAGTGGCAAAGTGA
- a CDS encoding N-acetyltransferase, giving the protein MIRKWQSDNADPLLSLWLESTTEAHPFISASYWKENEAMVREVYLPAAETWVWEEDGTLRGFISIIQSQFVGALFVRPTYIGQGIGGALLNHVQQRFPHLSLEVYQKNVRAVNFYHAQGFRIEDSAWQDDTQHPTWIMSWQADQTPLR; this is encoded by the coding sequence ATGATCCGCAAGTGGCAAAGTGACAATGCCGATCCGCTCCTGAGCCTGTGGCTTGAAAGCACCACCGAAGCGCACCCGTTCATCAGCGCAAGCTACTGGAAGGAGAACGAAGCCATGGTGCGGGAGGTCTACCTCCCTGCAGCGGAAACCTGGGTGTGGGAAGAGGACGGTACGCTGCGTGGTTTTATTAGCATTATACAGTCGCAGTTTGTGGGGGCGCTGTTCGTCAGGCCAACGTATATCGGGCAAGGTATTGGAGGCGCGCTGCTGAACCATGTTCAACAGCGCTTCCCGCATTTAAGCCTGGAGGTCTATCAGAAAAACGTCCGGGCGGTGAATTTCTATCATGCACAGGGCTTTCGCATCGAAGACAGCGCCTGGCAGGACGATACCCAGCACCCGACCTGGATTATGAGCTGGCAGGCGGATCAAACGCCGTTAAGGTAA
- a CDS encoding MFS transporter codes for MNTSTYNRTRWLTLFGTIVTQFALGSVYTWSLFNSALSDKLGAPVSQVAFSFGLLSLGLAISSSVAGKLQERFGVKRVTMASGILLGLGFFLTAHSSNLMMLWLSAGVLVGLADGAGYLLTLSNCVKWFPERKGLISAFAIGSYGLGSLGFKFIDAHLLASVGLEKTFMIWGAIVLVMILFGATLMKDAPQQEVKSVNGVVENDFTLAQSMRKPQYWMLAVMFLTACMSGLYVIGVAKDIAQGMVKLDAATAANAVTVISIANLSGRLVLGILSDKIARIRVITIGQVVSLVGMAALLFAPLNEATFFAAIACVAFNFGGTITVFPSLVSEFFGLNNLAKNYGVIYLGFGIGSICGSLIASLFGGFYVTFCVIFALLIISLALSTTIRQPQREVYKEAHA; via the coding sequence ATGAACACATCAACTTATAACCGTACGCGCTGGCTCACGCTCTTTGGCACCATCGTCACCCAGTTCGCGCTGGGATCGGTCTATACCTGGAGTCTGTTTAACAGTGCGCTTTCCGACAAACTTGGCGCACCGGTCAGCCAGGTGGCGTTTTCTTTTGGTCTGCTGAGTCTTGGGCTGGCGATCTCGTCTTCCGTCGCGGGCAAGCTGCAGGAGCGTTTTGGCGTGAAGCGCGTGACCATGGCGTCCGGCATTTTGCTCGGTCTGGGCTTCTTCCTGACGGCGCATTCCAGCAACCTGATGATGCTGTGGCTGAGTGCTGGCGTCCTGGTGGGCCTGGCAGACGGTGCGGGCTATCTGCTGACGCTGTCGAACTGCGTGAAGTGGTTCCCGGAGCGTAAGGGGTTAATCTCCGCCTTTGCCATTGGTTCTTATGGCCTGGGCAGCCTCGGCTTTAAGTTTATTGATGCCCATCTTCTGGCGTCCGTTGGCCTCGAAAAGACCTTCATGATCTGGGGTGCCATCGTGCTGGTGATGATTCTGTTCGGTGCCACGCTGATGAAAGATGCCCCGCAGCAGGAAGTGAAATCCGTTAACGGCGTGGTGGAGAACGACTTTACGCTGGCGCAGTCCATGCGCAAACCGCAGTACTGGATGCTGGCGGTGATGTTCCTGACGGCCTGCATGAGCGGTCTGTACGTCATTGGCGTGGCGAAAGATATCGCCCAGGGAATGGTGAAACTGGATGCGGCAACCGCGGCGAATGCGGTGACGGTTATTTCCATCGCCAACCTGTCTGGTCGCCTGGTGCTGGGGATCTTGTCCGACAAGATTGCCCGTATCCGCGTCATTACGATAGGGCAGGTGGTCTCTCTGGTGGGGATGGCGGCGTTACTGTTCGCCCCGCTGAATGAAGCGACATTCTTTGCAGCAATTGCCTGCGTGGCCTTTAACTTTGGCGGCACCATTACCGTCTTCCCGTCGCTGGTAAGCGAGTTCTTTGGGCTGAATAACCTGGCGAAAAACTACGGGGTTATCTATCTCGGCTTTGGGATCGGCAGTATCTGCGGCTCGCTGATTGCCTCGCTGTTCGGCGGGTTCTACGTGACCTTCTGCGTGATATTTGCTTTGCTGATTATTTCGCTGGCACTGTCCACGACGATTCGTCAGCCGCAGCGTGAAGTCTATAAAGAAGCGCATGCCTGA
- the eptB gene encoding kdo(2)-lipid A phosphoethanolamine 7''-transferase: MKYIRSLTQQRLCLMLAVYIGLFLNGAVLFRRVEGYFEHLTVRNGIFAAIEVFGSVLATFFLLRLLSLFGRRTWQILASLVVIISAAASYYMTFMNVVIGYGIVASVMTTDIDLSKEVVGKGFIVWTVLTCLIPLFFIWSNTCRYTLLRQLRTRGQRVRNIVVVLLAGLLVWAPIRLMEKQQKRIEKATGVDMPSYGGVVANSYLPSNWLSALGLYAWAQADESSDVKSLINPTKKFTYQAPADGLDDTYVVFVIGETTRWDHMGILGYDRDTTPKLAQEKNLVAYRGYSCDTATKLSLRCMFVREGGASDNPQRTLKEQNVFAVLKQLGFSSDLFAMQSEMWFYTNTLADNIAYREQIGAEPRNRGKNVDDMLLLEEMSESLKNHPQGKHLVILHTKGSHYSYYQRYTRDFAKWQPECIGINKDCSKQELINAYDNSVLYVDTFLSRVIDQLRDKKAIVIYAADHGESINEKEHLHGTPRKLAPPEQFRVPMIMWMSDKYLENPDKAAMFAHLKKEAEMKVPRRHVELYDTIMGCLGYTSPNGGINENNNWCKLPDSTAKAAQ; the protein is encoded by the coding sequence ATGAAATATATTAGGTCTCTTACCCAGCAACGATTGTGTCTGATGCTGGCTGTCTATATCGGTTTGTTTCTGAATGGCGCGGTGCTGTTCAGAAGAGTGGAAGGTTATTTTGAACACCTCACCGTAAGAAATGGAATTTTTGCCGCGATTGAAGTGTTTGGTTCCGTTCTGGCAACCTTCTTCCTGTTACGCCTGCTCTCACTTTTTGGCCGACGTACCTGGCAAATTCTGGCCTCGCTGGTGGTGATTATCTCTGCCGCCGCAAGCTATTACATGACGTTCATGAACGTCGTCATCGGGTACGGTATCGTGGCGTCGGTGATGACCACGGATATCGATCTTTCAAAAGAGGTGGTCGGTAAAGGCTTTATCGTCTGGACGGTGTTAACCTGCCTGATCCCGCTCTTCTTTATCTGGAGTAATACCTGCCGCTATACCTTATTACGCCAGTTGCGTACGCGCGGACAGCGGGTACGCAATATCGTTGTCGTTTTGCTGGCCGGACTGCTGGTATGGGCGCCTATTCGCTTAATGGAAAAACAGCAAAAACGAATTGAAAAAGCGACGGGCGTTGATATGCCAAGCTACGGTGGTGTAGTGGCTAACTCTTATCTGCCGTCTAACTGGCTCTCGGCATTAGGTCTTTATGCCTGGGCACAGGCGGACGAATCGAGTGATGTGAAATCGCTGATTAACCCGACAAAAAAATTCACCTATCAGGCACCTGCTGACGGACTGGATGATACTTACGTCGTGTTTGTTATCGGTGAAACAACACGCTGGGATCATATGGGTATTCTCGGTTACGACCGTGATACCACACCAAAACTGGCTCAGGAAAAGAACCTGGTGGCCTATCGCGGCTACTCTTGCGATACCGCGACGAAGCTCTCATTGCGCTGTATGTTTGTGCGTGAAGGCGGTGCGAGTGATAACCCACAACGCACGCTGAAAGAGCAAAACGTGTTTGCTGTGCTGAAGCAGCTTGGTTTTAGCTCCGATCTCTTCGCTATGCAAAGTGAGATGTGGTTCTACACCAATACGCTGGCGGATAACATCGCGTACCGTGAGCAGATTGGCGCCGAGCCCCGCAACCGCGGTAAAAACGTCGACGATATGCTGCTGCTTGAGGAGATGTCTGAGTCTCTGAAGAATCATCCGCAGGGCAAACATCTCGTCATTCTGCATACAAAAGGGTCACATTACAGCTATTACCAACGTTACACGCGCGACTTTGCAAAGTGGCAACCTGAGTGCATCGGTATTAATAAAGACTGCAGCAAGCAGGAACTGATCAATGCCTACGATAACTCGGTACTGTATGTTGATACCTTCCTGAGCCGCGTGATTGACCAGCTGCGCGACAAGAAAGCGATTGTTATCTATGCGGCAGATCACGGTGAATCCATCAATGAGAAAGAGCATTTGCACGGTACACCGCGCAAGCTGGCACCGCCGGAGCAGTTCCGCGTGCCGATGATTATGTGGATGTCGGATAAGTATCTGGAAAACCCTGACAAAGCTGCAATGTTTGCTCATCTGAAAAAAGAGGCGGAGATGAAGGTGCCACGTCGCCACGTTGAACTGTACGACACCATTATGGGTTGTCTCGGCTATACCTCACCAAATGGTGGAATTAACGAAAACAACAACTGGTGTAAACTCCCTGATAGCACCGCAAAAGCCGCGCAGTAG
- a CDS encoding autotransporter domain-containing protein: MMIKKISGRHAVSGLVGISACLLFCHTASAWQQEYIVSDAQNNTAERYTWDADHQPRYEDILAERIQSSQNLPGLALAVPSGATTDAAMSLGWNFPVSARITTGPVMSWRYDGSTPMMINEFGDSATTQTLADPLWHASVSTLGWRVNTQYGDLRPWAQVSYNQQFGENQWKSQFGMPQTPAPAQNGSWMDVTVGTDMPFNTHMAAYASLAQGERTTTGEEFLYTLGVSANF; the protein is encoded by the coding sequence ATGATGATAAAAAAAATCAGTGGTCGCCATGCTGTTTCTGGCCTGGTGGGGATTTCAGCCTGCCTGTTGTTTTGTCATACAGCGTCTGCCTGGCAACAGGAATATATCGTTTCAGACGCCCAAAATAATACGGCGGAACGCTATACATGGGACGCGGATCACCAACCGCGTTATGAAGATATTCTTGCTGAGCGTATTCAGTCTTCGCAAAATTTGCCTGGGCTTGCCCTGGCTGTACCTTCAGGCGCCACCACGGACGCGGCGATGAGCCTGGGCTGGAATTTTCCGGTTTCAGCGCGGATAACCACCGGTCCGGTGATGTCCTGGCGGTATGACGGCTCGACGCCGATGATGATCAATGAGTTTGGCGATAGCGCGACGACGCAGACGCTCGCCGATCCGCTCTGGCATGCCAGCGTGAGCACGCTAGGCTGGCGCGTAAATACTCAGTACGGCGATCTTCGTCCCTGGGCGCAGGTGAGCTATAACCAGCAGTTTGGTGAAAACCAGTGGAAATCGCAGTTTGGCATGCCGCAAACGCCGGCCCCTGCTCAAAACGGTAGCTGGATGGATGTCACTGTTGGAACGGATATGCCTTTTAATACGCACATGGCGGCGTATGCGTCGCTGGCTCAGGGGGAACGCACCACGACGGGTGAAGAGTTTCTCTATACCCTGGGGGTGAGTGCGAATTTTTAA